In Micromonospora sp. NBC_01813, the following are encoded in one genomic region:
- a CDS encoding ABC transporter ATP-binding protein, with translation MTNLAELPVAVATPGGQSGRAAGGPRLQTRALRLGYGNQVVVPHLDLDIVDGSITAIVGPNGCGKSTLLRALGRLLRPDAGEVLLDGERIQRLPTREVARRLGILPQTPTAPDGLTVADLVVRGRQPHQSWLRQWSRADEEIVAQALAWTGLSELAEHPVDTLSGGQRQRAWISMALAQGTDILLLDEPTTYLDLAHQIDVLELVDRLHRERGRTVVMVLHDLNLAARYARHLVAMKDGRVLASGAPAQVLTPELVEEVFDLRVMVIDDPASGTPLVVPLAGGAARTSTVDQKSTAVIRAVTA, from the coding sequence ATGACCAACCTCGCCGAACTGCCGGTGGCCGTCGCCACGCCGGGCGGGCAATCCGGGCGGGCAGCCGGTGGACCACGGCTACAGACCCGTGCGTTGCGACTCGGCTACGGCAACCAGGTCGTCGTCCCCCACCTGGACCTGGACATCGTCGACGGCTCGATCACCGCGATCGTCGGGCCCAACGGCTGCGGCAAGTCGACCCTGCTGCGGGCGCTCGGCCGGCTCCTGCGGCCGGACGCCGGCGAGGTGCTGCTCGACGGCGAACGGATCCAGCGGTTGCCCACCCGGGAGGTGGCCCGCCGACTCGGCATCCTGCCGCAGACCCCGACCGCGCCGGACGGGCTGACCGTCGCCGACCTCGTCGTACGCGGCCGCCAGCCGCACCAGAGCTGGCTGCGCCAGTGGTCACGCGCCGATGAGGAGATCGTCGCCCAGGCACTGGCCTGGACCGGGCTCAGCGAGCTGGCCGAACACCCGGTCGACACCCTTTCCGGCGGGCAGCGGCAGCGCGCCTGGATCTCGATGGCACTCGCGCAGGGCACCGACATCCTGCTGCTCGACGAGCCGACGACGTATCTCGACCTGGCTCATCAGATCGACGTGCTCGAGCTGGTCGACCGACTGCACCGGGAGCGTGGCCGCACCGTGGTCATGGTGCTGCACGACCTCAACCTGGCCGCCCGGTACGCCCGCCACCTGGTCGCGATGAAGGACGGCCGGGTGCTGGCCAGCGGCGCGCCGGCCCAGGTGCTCACTCCGGAACTGGTCGAGGAGGTGTTCGACCTGCGCGTCATGGTGATCGATGACCCGGCGAGCGGCACCCCACTGGTCGTTCCGCTCGCTGGTGGCGCGGCCCGCACCTCCACGGTGGATCAGAAATCTACTGCGGTGATTCGTGCCGTAACAGCCTGA
- a CDS encoding ABC transporter substrate-binding protein, with protein MSRNELGLTMRLRTLRVAGVALLVGAAVTACSENQEPGAGPTSAVETTSINFGVGVDPAYSPIYLADQQDLFSGAGLDVTVTQYQEGTGGLDAILAREGQVTASTESSLLNRATRGDVKGVAVFSQSPDFIKLVVREEIGEVADITRYGVVTGTVNEYATNKVLDTYGISRDAVEFVNSSPAEMPALLERGDVDGYIMWEPWPARGVAGGGKILLTSGDVGYVYNLIIGVDGAWYDANQEAVRTLVGTIADACAQITDDPQLAGTATETAIQVPAAEAVELLSGVQCQVRDFTDEDLQRYAEIAQFQQDSGIVTDPADPAAVMIRGVA; from the coding sequence ATGAGTCGCAATGAACTGGGGTTGACCATGAGATTGCGTACCTTGCGGGTGGCCGGCGTCGCGTTGCTGGTGGGCGCGGCTGTCACGGCCTGTTCGGAAAATCAGGAACCGGGCGCCGGGCCCACCTCCGCGGTCGAGACGACGTCGATCAACTTCGGGGTCGGCGTCGACCCCGCCTACTCACCCATCTACCTGGCAGACCAGCAGGACCTGTTCAGCGGGGCCGGCCTCGACGTCACCGTCACGCAGTACCAGGAGGGCACCGGCGGACTCGACGCGATCCTCGCCCGCGAGGGCCAGGTGACCGCGAGCACGGAGTCGAGCCTGCTGAACCGTGCCACCCGAGGTGATGTGAAGGGTGTCGCGGTCTTCTCCCAGTCACCCGACTTCATCAAACTGGTGGTCCGAGAGGAGATCGGCGAGGTTGCGGACATCACCCGGTACGGCGTGGTGACCGGGACCGTCAACGAGTACGCCACCAACAAGGTCCTCGACACGTACGGGATCAGTCGCGACGCGGTGGAGTTCGTCAACTCGTCGCCGGCAGAGATGCCGGCGTTGTTGGAACGCGGCGACGTCGACGGGTACATCATGTGGGAGCCGTGGCCGGCGCGTGGCGTCGCCGGGGGCGGCAAGATCCTGCTGACCAGCGGTGACGTCGGGTACGTCTACAACCTGATCATCGGCGTCGACGGCGCCTGGTACGACGCCAACCAGGAAGCGGTACGCACACTGGTGGGTACGATCGCCGACGCCTGCGCCCAGATCACCGACGATCCGCAACTCGCCGGTACCGCGACCGAGACCGCCATTCAGGTCCCGGCCGCAGAAGCGGTCGAACTGCTGTCCGGGGTCCAGTGCCAGGTCCGGGACTTCACCGACGAGGACCTCCAGAGGTACGCCGAGATCGCCCAGTTCCAGCAGGACAGCGGCATCGTCACCGATCCGGCCGACCCGGCTGCGGTGATGATCCGGGGCGTAGCGTGA
- a CDS encoding ABC transporter ATP-binding protein, which translates to MTEEATAPSGREPETGARPGGSPVQVQDVDIRFDDFVAVSGAALDVAAGEFVCLLGPSGCGKSTLLNAIAGFVRPAAGQVLCDGVPVTGPDVDRGVVFQSAEALFPWLTVRQNVAFGPRMRGVARSRRGALVDRYLTMVGLSHSADRFPGQLSGGMRQRAQLARVLANEPSVVLMDEPFGALDAQTRLVMQVELDRIWRQSQPTILFVTHDIGEAILLADRIVTMTAGPAARIKQVYPVDLPRPRELTDPAAAGLFRSLRADIGAEVAQTLRAQGLDDGHGLNGGTG; encoded by the coding sequence GTGACAGAAGAGGCGACGGCGCCGTCGGGTCGCGAACCGGAAACCGGGGCGCGACCCGGCGGGTCGCCGGTGCAGGTGCAGGACGTCGACATCCGTTTCGACGACTTCGTCGCCGTCTCCGGGGCCGCGCTGGATGTCGCCGCCGGCGAGTTCGTCTGCCTGCTCGGACCGAGCGGATGCGGCAAGTCGACCCTACTCAACGCGATTGCCGGCTTTGTTCGCCCCGCAGCCGGCCAGGTCCTGTGCGACGGCGTACCCGTGACCGGACCCGACGTCGACCGGGGCGTCGTGTTCCAGAGCGCCGAAGCGCTGTTCCCCTGGCTGACGGTGCGACAGAACGTCGCATTCGGCCCACGGATGCGCGGCGTGGCCCGCAGCCGTCGGGGCGCGCTCGTGGACCGCTACCTGACCATGGTCGGGCTCAGCCACAGCGCCGACCGGTTCCCCGGCCAACTCTCCGGTGGCATGCGGCAGCGTGCCCAGCTCGCCCGGGTCCTGGCGAACGAACCGTCCGTGGTGCTGATGGACGAGCCGTTCGGTGCCCTGGACGCGCAGACCCGCCTGGTGATGCAGGTCGAACTGGACCGGATCTGGCGGCAGTCGCAGCCGACGATTCTGTTCGTCACCCACGACATCGGTGAAGCGATCCTGCTCGCCGACCGGATCGTCACGATGACTGCCGGTCCGGCGGCCCGGATCAAGCAGGTGTATCCCGTCGACCTGCCGCGCCCACGGGAGTTGACCGACCCGGCCGCTGCCGGACTGTTCCGTTCCCTGCGGGCGGACATCGGTGCCGAGGTGGCCCAGACCCTGCGTGCCCAAGGGCTCGACGACGGGCACGGGCTGAACGGAGGCACCGGCTGA
- a CDS encoding ABC transporter permease, translating into MAVDVQQPPTTRATEPPRRRRFPGRRQHTRILLSALSVLLGLLIWDLVSRNYTAFFLPSPRLTWQGAVELAANGTLWDSIWASSQRILSGWGLGVLVGIPVGLLMGCSQWLRLMLDPYIQFFRFIPPIAFVTLAIIWLGPGEASKIALIFYTTVFIVALNTLAGVLAVDELKLRAARALGAGPVRTLASVILPATVPYAVTGARLAMGNSFLTIVSAEIVAAQSGLGSLIWTARNYAKTEWVFVGIIALGLLGYFFDWVLRAIARTTLRRYGVTF; encoded by the coding sequence ATGGCCGTCGACGTGCAACAGCCGCCCACGACCCGGGCGACCGAACCGCCTCGGCGACGGCGTTTCCCTGGCCGTCGCCAGCACACCCGGATTCTGTTGTCCGCGCTGTCCGTGCTGCTCGGCCTGCTGATCTGGGATCTGGTCAGTCGCAACTACACCGCCTTCTTCCTGCCCTCGCCGCGGCTGACCTGGCAGGGCGCGGTCGAGTTGGCGGCCAACGGCACGCTGTGGGACTCGATCTGGGCGTCCAGCCAACGGATTCTCAGCGGCTGGGGACTCGGGGTACTGGTCGGGATCCCGGTAGGTCTGCTGATGGGGTGCAGCCAGTGGCTGCGGCTGATGCTCGACCCGTACATCCAGTTCTTCCGTTTCATCCCACCGATCGCGTTCGTGACCCTGGCGATCATCTGGCTCGGCCCGGGTGAAGCATCCAAGATCGCGCTGATCTTCTACACCACGGTGTTCATCGTCGCGTTGAACACCCTGGCCGGCGTACTCGCCGTCGACGAGCTGAAACTGCGGGCCGCGCGGGCCTTGGGCGCCGGGCCCGTCCGAACCCTGGCCTCGGTGATCCTGCCCGCCACGGTCCCGTACGCGGTCACCGGAGCCCGGCTGGCCATGGGTAATTCGTTCCTGACCATCGTCTCGGCCGAGATCGTCGCCGCGCAGAGCGGGCTGGGTTCGCTGATCTGGACCGCCCGCAACTATGCCAAGACGGAGTGGGTCTTCGTCGGCATCATCGCGCTGGGCCTGCTCGGCTACTTCTTCGACTGGGTGCTGCGGGCCATCGCCCGCACCACGCTGCGCCGCTACGGCGTCACGTTCTGA